One Persicobacter psychrovividus DNA window includes the following coding sequences:
- a CDS encoding CcoQ/FixQ family Cbb3-type cytochrome c oxidase assembly chaperone encodes MFKHYFERVYNVEVWPIISLVIFFTFFVGLLWYVWKMSSSHVDKMKNMPLEEDPNDDFEDN; translated from the coding sequence ATGTTTAAGCATTATTTCGAGCGAGTATATAATGTAGAGGTATGGCCCATCATTTCTTTGGTGATCTTCTTTACATTTTTTGTGGGGTTGTTGTGGTATGTCTGGAAGATGTCTTCCTCGCATGTCGATAAGATGAAGAATATGCCGCTGGAAGAAGACCCTAACGATGATTTTGAGGATAATTAG
- a CDS encoding imelysin family protein: MRRLLLIIAISPIVFLSLSCESVDFKDHRPTHDVELFEQLAQEVADTLAVPNAKTFRQDMRTLDIATQDLLRSQSLQALNTMRLAWKQAYFTWQAISLLHFGPAEQLMLSELIGKYPINPEGILPAANGRYKVAEEVGLMAVEYMIFAKDNDETLQLIRSSAAFRMALIDKVKAMEDIGVKYDQLWNDYKGQFTSNTGVEAGEAVPMLVSSAIKTIDLMNGKRLALPLGINNGDQVNFELIQGAYSGESLRALRLQWVFWKGLWDGSISVGEEQLHFKGLEALLEGKQELEELHEQVQLVDAVFDQVQLKDMEQAIRLYPNQMRALQRALADMEVLTRSLPKVIGVEISAVEAKN; the protein is encoded by the coding sequence ATGAGAAGATTGTTATTGATTATTGCAATTAGTCCGATTGTGTTTTTGAGCTTATCATGTGAATCCGTTGATTTTAAAGATCATCGGCCGACCCATGATGTCGAACTTTTCGAACAGCTCGCTCAGGAAGTGGCAGATACCCTTGCTGTTCCCAATGCCAAAACCTTCAGACAGGATATGCGCACACTTGATATCGCCACCCAAGACCTTTTGAGATCACAGAGCTTGCAGGCTTTAAATACCATGCGCCTGGCATGGAAACAGGCCTATTTTACCTGGCAGGCAATTTCGCTACTGCATTTTGGTCCTGCTGAACAGTTGATGCTTTCTGAACTGATCGGTAAATACCCTATTAACCCTGAAGGGATACTGCCCGCAGCTAATGGTCGCTATAAAGTGGCAGAAGAGGTGGGCTTGATGGCTGTGGAATACATGATTTTTGCTAAAGATAACGACGAGACGTTACAGTTGATCCGAAGCTCTGCGGCCTTCCGAATGGCATTAATAGATAAAGTGAAGGCCATGGAAGACATTGGCGTAAAGTACGATCAGTTATGGAACGATTACAAAGGCCAGTTTACCAGCAATACAGGAGTGGAAGCAGGGGAAGCGGTACCGATGTTGGTCAGTTCTGCCATAAAAACGATTGATTTGATGAATGGCAAGCGTCTCGCCTTGCCGTTAGGAATAAACAATGGCGATCAGGTGAATTTTGAGCTTATTCAGGGTGCCTACTCAGGAGAGTCATTACGGGCACTCCGATTGCAGTGGGTTTTCTGGAAGGGGCTGTGGGACGGATCAATAAGTGTAGGAGAAGAGCAATTACACTTTAAAGGCCTGGAGGCACTGTTGGAGGGCAAGCAAGAACTCGAGGAGCTTCATGAGCAAGTGCAGCTTGTTGATGCTGTTTTTGATCAGGTGCAACTTAAAGATATGGAGCAGGCAATCAGGTTATACCCTAACCAAATGCGGGCGTTGCAGCGTGCATTGGCTGATATGGAGGTGCTCACTCGTTCTCTGCCAAAAGTGATAGGCGTGGAGATTTCTGCTGTGGAGGCTAAGAATTAA
- the ccoG gene encoding cytochrome c oxidase accessory protein CcoG, with protein sequence MEPENNIYEYDAEFRDVISTVDAEGKRVWVYPKKPKGYFHRARAVVAVFLLSLFFLVPFIKVDGHPFFLFNVFERKFIIFGAAFWPQDFILFALAFIAFVVFIVLFTVIFGRFWCGWACPQTVFMEMVFRKIEYWIEGDAPQQRKLDKAPWTQEKILKKTSKHIIFLLISLLIAHTAMAYLIGIDEVREIVTKSPMENLSGFIGLLAFTAIFYGVFARFREQACTTVCPYGRFQGVFLDKKSIVVAYDWLRGEKRGKLKKNATPPADQGDCIDCKLCVHVCPTGIDIRNGTQLECVNCTACIDVCDEVMDKVNKPKGLIRYTSEEQIQHGHSKIFNTRSVAYSVVLVVILGLLTTLLATRTDVEATMLRVPGMLYQKTDNGEIQNLYNVKFINKTFSDVSLELKLENFSDGTIERVGGEPIKIGPNDLTDAMFFVRIPQAEIHTTKTELEVGVYHDGELMVVEKTNFLGPIVLKK encoded by the coding sequence ATGGAACCAGAAAACAATATTTATGAATACGATGCCGAGTTTCGGGACGTCATTTCTACCGTAGATGCCGAGGGCAAGCGTGTTTGGGTGTACCCTAAAAAGCCCAAAGGCTATTTCCACCGTGCGCGGGCAGTAGTGGCGGTTTTTCTGCTTTCATTGTTCTTTTTGGTGCCGTTCATCAAAGTAGATGGCCACCCCTTTTTCCTTTTCAATGTTTTTGAGCGAAAGTTCATCATCTTTGGTGCTGCTTTCTGGCCCCAGGATTTTATCCTTTTTGCTTTGGCATTTATTGCCTTTGTGGTTTTTATCGTCCTGTTTACCGTCATCTTTGGGCGCTTCTGGTGTGGCTGGGCTTGCCCGCAGACGGTCTTTATGGAGATGGTTTTCCGAAAAATAGAATACTGGATTGAAGGCGATGCCCCACAGCAACGCAAACTCGACAAAGCCCCATGGACACAGGAGAAAATCCTCAAGAAAACCAGTAAGCACATCATTTTCTTGCTGATTTCCCTGCTGATCGCCCATACGGCAATGGCTTACCTGATCGGGATTGATGAAGTCAGGGAGATTGTTACCAAATCACCGATGGAAAACTTGTCGGGCTTCATCGGCCTGCTGGCTTTCACCGCTATCTTCTATGGCGTATTTGCCAGATTCAGAGAACAAGCCTGTACCACAGTTTGCCCTTACGGGCGATTTCAGGGGGTTTTTCTGGATAAAAAATCCATTGTTGTTGCCTATGACTGGCTTCGTGGTGAAAAGCGTGGGAAACTCAAGAAGAATGCCACGCCTCCCGCCGATCAGGGAGATTGTATCGACTGTAAACTGTGTGTGCATGTTTGCCCTACGGGGATAGATATTCGGAATGGTACCCAGCTCGAATGCGTGAATTGTACCGCCTGTATTGATGTTTGTGATGAGGTAATGGACAAGGTCAACAAACCCAAAGGCCTGATTCGCTATACTTCTGAAGAACAAATTCAGCATGGCCACAGCAAGATTTTCAATACCCGTTCCGTGGCTTACAGTGTGGTGCTGGTGGTGATCCTCGGATTGCTCACAACCCTGCTGGCTACACGTACCGATGTGGAGGCCACCATGCTTCGTGTACCTGGTATGTTGTATCAGAAAACCGACAATGGCGAAATTCAGAACTTGTACAATGTCAAGTTTATCAATAAAACCTTTTCGGACGTAAGCCTGGAACTGAAGCTGGAAAACTTTTCTGACGGCACCATAGAGCGCGTTGGAGGGGAACCGATAAAAATTGGGCCCAATGATCTTACAGATGCCATGTTTTTTGTCCGCATACCGCAAGCTGAAATCCACACAACCAAAACGGAACTTGAAGTGGGAGTTTATCACGACGGCGAGCTGATGGTGGTCGAAAAAACGAATTTTTTAGGACCGATTGTATTAAAAAAATAG
- a CDS encoding alpha amylase C-terminal domain-containing protein, giving the protein MSKTALKLPQLVQDDQWLAPYTDEINRRIESFISAKKEIESLADSLTAFAGAYKEMGLQLDKKKKRWTYREWAPKAQELHLIGDFNQWDRNSHPLTKGTDGIWEISLPQEAIQEGSLIKVQVKGDNGTLDRIPAYINLVQQDPETHGYSGVAYKAPSFRWTDKKFSSAAQKASPIIYEGHIGMGCEEAKVGTYREFADDVLPRIKKLGYNTIQLMAIAEHPYYGSFGYHVSNFFAPSCRFGTPEDFKYLVNKAHKLDLAIIIDLVHSHAVKNLGEGLNKLDGSDDQYFHPGGRGEHSAWDSMLFNYGKKEVQQFLLSNVRYWMEEYHVDGYRFDGVTSLMYLHHGDNISFDHYDKYFLDQVDWDALTYLQLANALIHELNPEAISIAEDMSGMPGLCRPILDGGLGFDFRLQMGIPDFWIKYLKHKKDEEWNIHELWSVMTNRRANERSIAYAESHDQAIVGDKTVAFWLMDKEMYWHMSKDSDNLVIDRGIALHKMIRIFTMALGGEGYLNFMGNEFGHPEWIDFPREGNDWSYQHARRQWSLADADFLKYHFLKDFDKAMVKTLSQHHTLQANGASQLNMDDTNNTIIFQRGELIFAFNFHPTNAIPDYKFWVPAEGEYECILSSDSADFGGFDRVDTSMTYHTDEDQKLSIYMTNRTCLVFKKKKKKKASTKAQKRNTKK; this is encoded by the coding sequence ATGTCAAAAACAGCGTTGAAATTACCTCAACTGGTTCAGGACGACCAATGGTTAGCCCCTTACACAGACGAAATTAACCGAAGAATTGAGTCATTTATCTCAGCCAAAAAGGAAATTGAATCCCTTGCAGATAGCCTCACGGCCTTTGCAGGCGCCTACAAAGAAATGGGGCTGCAGCTCGATAAAAAGAAAAAAAGATGGACTTACCGTGAGTGGGCTCCAAAAGCGCAGGAGCTACACCTTATCGGGGATTTCAATCAGTGGGACCGCAACAGTCACCCACTGACCAAAGGAACCGATGGCATCTGGGAGATCAGTCTTCCGCAGGAAGCCATTCAGGAAGGATCATTGATTAAGGTTCAGGTGAAAGGCGACAACGGCACTTTGGACCGTATCCCTGCTTACATTAATTTGGTACAGCAGGATCCTGAAACCCATGGATATTCTGGCGTGGCTTATAAAGCGCCTTCTTTCCGATGGACCGATAAAAAATTCTCCTCCGCAGCACAAAAAGCCAGCCCGATTATCTATGAAGGGCATATCGGTATGGGTTGCGAGGAAGCGAAGGTAGGTACTTACCGTGAATTTGCGGACGATGTGCTGCCGCGCATCAAAAAACTTGGCTACAATACCATTCAGTTGATGGCCATCGCCGAACATCCTTATTATGGCTCCTTCGGCTACCATGTATCGAATTTCTTCGCGCCTTCGTGTCGTTTTGGGACACCCGAAGATTTCAAATATTTAGTCAACAAAGCCCATAAACTGGACCTGGCGATTATCATTGACCTGGTACACTCACACGCGGTAAAAAATCTCGGCGAAGGGCTTAACAAGCTTGATGGTTCCGACGATCAGTACTTTCACCCTGGAGGCAGGGGAGAGCACAGCGCCTGGGATTCCATGCTTTTCAATTACGGCAAAAAAGAAGTACAACAATTTTTGCTTTCCAATGTCCGCTACTGGATGGAGGAGTATCATGTGGACGGCTACCGCTTCGATGGCGTAACCTCCCTGATGTACTTGCACCACGGCGACAATATTTCCTTTGATCACTATGATAAATATTTCCTCGATCAGGTAGACTGGGATGCGCTGACCTATTTACAACTGGCCAATGCGCTGATCCACGAACTCAACCCTGAGGCCATTTCTATTGCTGAAGACATGAGTGGTATGCCTGGCCTTTGCCGACCAATTCTTGATGGAGGCCTTGGCTTTGATTTCCGCCTGCAAATGGGCATCCCTGATTTCTGGATTAAATACCTGAAGCACAAAAAAGACGAGGAATGGAATATTCATGAACTTTGGAGTGTGATGACCAACCGCAGAGCCAACGAGCGTTCTATTGCCTATGCGGAATCTCATGACCAAGCCATTGTTGGTGACAAAACAGTTGCTTTTTGGCTGATGGACAAAGAGATGTACTGGCACATGAGCAAAGACAGCGACAATTTGGTGATTGATCGCGGTATTGCTCTGCATAAAATGATCCGTATTTTCACCATGGCACTGGGTGGCGAGGGTTATCTGAACTTTATGGGAAATGAGTTTGGTCACCCAGAATGGATTGACTTCCCTCGTGAAGGAAATGACTGGAGCTACCAGCATGCCCGCCGGCAATGGAGCCTTGCCGATGCTGATTTCCTGAAGTACCACTTCCTGAAAGATTTTGACAAGGCGATGGTCAAGACTTTAAGCCAGCACCATACGCTTCAGGCCAATGGGGCTTCTCAGCTAAATATGGATGATACCAACAATACCATCATATTCCAGCGCGGAGAGCTGATTTTTGCTTTCAACTTCCACCCAACCAATGCTATTCCAGATTACAAGTTCTGGGTACCTGCAGAAGGGGAGTATGAGTGCATTCTTTCTTCAGACAGTGCCGACTTTGGGGGCTTTGACCGTGTGGACACCTCGATGACCTATCACACCGATGAAGACCAGAAGCTGAGTATTTACATGACCAACAGAACCTGCCTGGTATTTAAGAAAAAGAAAAAAAAGAAGGCTTCTACCAAAGCCCAAAAGAGAAATACTAAAAAATAA
- a CDS encoding TonB-dependent receptor domain-containing protein gives MKNIYTYLTFVLAFFAMSQVAMAQGKISGQVLSHQQQTLEGVTIGIEGTTAGAVTDAEGKFIIDHVPSGKTVLVSRSVGFSENRIQVMVKNGKSYHYRIVLKPAVTDLENVTINGGSLTRSGAGIEAIPGANHYISPEELAVFNYRDVNSVLAFVPGMNLVQEDGWGLRPNVGIRGTGSERSSKVTLMEDGILIAPAPYVAPAAYYFPSAGRMEAFEILKGASQIKYGPNTTGGALNLVSTAIPQSTTALVDLNAGSYGQKNAHVYAGTSGEQYGILVETFQQFADGFKTLPNNDNTGFAKQDYMIKGQLNTKADAKVFQSLQFKVGYNKETSQETYLGLTEEDFQLDPYQRYIASQKDEMTSEQKIYSLQHVIEPTDFMSVVTSVYRTDFARNWYKLSKVGGVSIGKILDDPSAYPTEYGYMTGATEVPADGLEVKANNRAYYSQGVQTRINAVFNTGKFKHMPEVGFRYHEDGMDRFQWSDKYSMTNMEMTKTTAGVQGVGSGNNRLENAYAFATYLQYSMEYGALSVIPGVRYESIYQVRNDYGADDPDRTGKDLSEKSNQVSVILPGVGVEYGIGQYWATFAGVHKGFSPPGSKEETNPEESVNYEVGLRTNRPMWSASATYYFNDYQNLLTSDNEGSGGAGSGDMFNGGRVHSKGVELEANGNLLYGRTTKYQLPVNFSYSYTVANFQNTFASEFEPWGDVEKGDFLPYVAPHQWALGAGFAAPKFAVNTVAKYQAAMRTVAGIGEIPAGEGTDNIFTMDLSVRYYPHAKVEIYGNWNNIMNQTYLVSRRPDGLRPNMPTSVVLGVKFRWK, from the coding sequence ATGAAAAACATCTACACCTATTTAACTTTTGTACTGGCATTTTTTGCTATGAGCCAAGTGGCTATGGCGCAGGGGAAAATCTCTGGTCAGGTTTTAAGCCATCAACAGCAAACACTCGAAGGGGTAACAATTGGCATTGAAGGAACAACTGCTGGTGCAGTTACCGATGCTGAAGGAAAATTCATCATTGATCATGTGCCTTCGGGAAAAACAGTGTTGGTGAGCCGATCAGTTGGCTTTTCAGAAAACCGCATTCAGGTAATGGTTAAGAATGGAAAATCCTATCATTACCGAATTGTACTGAAACCTGCGGTAACAGACCTTGAAAATGTAACGATTAATGGTGGGTCTTTGACACGCTCTGGTGCCGGAATTGAGGCGATACCAGGTGCTAATCATTACATCTCTCCTGAGGAGTTGGCGGTTTTTAACTATCGGGATGTTAATAGTGTGTTGGCTTTTGTTCCAGGAATGAACCTGGTTCAGGAAGACGGATGGGGACTTCGCCCTAATGTGGGGATCAGAGGTACAGGCTCTGAGCGTAGCTCCAAGGTAACACTGATGGAAGACGGGATTTTGATTGCTCCAGCGCCGTATGTGGCTCCTGCAGCTTATTACTTTCCTTCCGCAGGACGTATGGAAGCCTTTGAGATTCTAAAAGGTGCCAGCCAGATAAAATATGGCCCAAATACTACTGGGGGGGCTCTGAATTTGGTTTCTACAGCGATCCCACAATCAACAACGGCTTTGGTAGACCTTAACGCAGGAAGTTACGGACAAAAAAATGCCCATGTTTATGCGGGAACTTCTGGCGAGCAGTACGGAATTTTGGTAGAAACATTTCAGCAGTTTGCAGATGGATTCAAAACACTGCCGAATAACGACAATACTGGTTTTGCTAAACAGGATTATATGATTAAAGGGCAGCTAAATACCAAAGCAGATGCGAAGGTATTTCAGTCTTTGCAATTTAAAGTGGGCTACAATAAGGAAACATCCCAGGAAACGTACCTCGGGCTTACTGAGGAGGATTTTCAATTGGACCCTTATCAGCGATATATTGCCTCTCAGAAGGATGAAATGACTTCTGAGCAAAAAATTTACTCCTTGCAGCATGTCATTGAGCCTACAGATTTTATGTCCGTTGTAACTTCGGTTTACCGTACCGATTTCGCTCGGAACTGGTACAAACTCAGCAAAGTGGGCGGGGTAAGTATTGGTAAAATCCTTGACGACCCTTCGGCTTATCCAACAGAGTACGGCTACATGACAGGCGCTACAGAAGTGCCTGCCGATGGGCTCGAAGTGAAGGCGAATAACAGGGCCTATTACTCTCAAGGAGTACAGACGCGTATCAACGCTGTATTCAATACTGGAAAATTCAAGCATATGCCTGAGGTAGGTTTCAGATATCATGAAGATGGCATGGATCGTTTTCAGTGGTCAGATAAATACAGCATGACCAATATGGAAATGACCAAAACAACTGCAGGTGTTCAGGGTGTTGGCAGCGGTAATAACCGCCTGGAAAATGCCTATGCTTTTGCCACTTACCTTCAGTACAGCATGGAATACGGGGCCTTGTCGGTGATTCCTGGCGTACGCTACGAGTCCATTTATCAGGTTAGGAATGATTACGGTGCTGATGATCCAGACCGTACAGGCAAAGACCTTTCAGAAAAGTCGAATCAAGTGAGTGTAATATTACCTGGTGTAGGTGTTGAGTATGGTATTGGGCAGTATTGGGCAACTTTTGCAGGTGTGCACAAGGGCTTCTCTCCTCCTGGCTCTAAAGAGGAGACCAATCCTGAGGAAAGTGTTAACTATGAGGTGGGCTTGCGTACCAACAGACCGATGTGGAGCGCTTCAGCGACTTATTATTTCAATGATTACCAAAACCTGCTGACCAGCGATAATGAAGGTAGCGGTGGCGCTGGATCAGGAGATATGTTCAATGGTGGGCGTGTTCATTCAAAGGGAGTAGAGTTGGAGGCCAATGGTAATTTGCTCTATGGCAGAACAACAAAGTACCAGCTTCCTGTTAATTTTTCTTACAGCTATACTGTGGCCAATTTCCAAAACACTTTTGCTTCTGAATTTGAACCATGGGGCGATGTTGAAAAAGGAGATTTCCTACCTTATGTAGCTCCTCACCAATGGGCGCTGGGTGCTGGTTTTGCCGCACCAAAATTTGCCGTGAACACCGTTGCCAAATATCAGGCGGCTATGAGAACCGTTGCAGGCATTGGAGAGATTCCTGCAGGAGAAGGCACTGATAATATCTTCACCATGGACCTCAGTGTGCGTTATTATCCTCATGCCAAAGTAGAGATTTACGGGAATTGGAATAATATTATGAATCAAACTTATTTGGTAAGCCGTAGACCTGACGGATTAAGACCGAACATGCCGACGTCAGTGGTGCTTGGGGTGAAATTTCGCTGGAAATAA
- a CDS encoding cbb3-type cytochrome c oxidase N-terminal domain-containing protein: protein MKSKALKYMSIMCVALVLGMLPETAFAQAAGGTDQMSILKIVLGLTTIVSIAVLLVTLFTLKVVKSVMDNEAKKKAEAEGVPHVKQDWWWNIANDAVPIEEEKNILLDHNYDGIQELDNHLPPWWKGLFAATVVFAVVYVGIFHVFKVAPLSGEAYDIEVAQAALKAASVDETNVTLLTDDKAIDHGSEIFAKKCVACHAADGGGGIGPNLTDEYWIHGGDIKDVFKVVKDGGRPGKGMISWKKQLSPKDIQSVASYILTLQGTTPAKAKAPEGDLYSAK from the coding sequence ATGAAATCAAAAGCACTAAAATACATGAGTATAATGTGTGTGGCCTTGGTTTTAGGTATGCTTCCCGAAACGGCATTCGCGCAGGCGGCTGGCGGCACGGATCAGATGAGCATCCTGAAGATCGTGCTGGGGCTGACCACCATTGTCTCTATTGCAGTATTGCTGGTCACCTTGTTTACGCTGAAGGTGGTGAAATCAGTAATGGACAATGAGGCCAAGAAAAAAGCGGAGGCTGAAGGTGTGCCGCATGTGAAGCAAGACTGGTGGTGGAACATTGCCAACGATGCTGTCCCTATTGAGGAAGAGAAAAATATTTTGCTCGACCATAATTATGACGGCATTCAGGAACTTGACAACCACTTGCCACCATGGTGGAAAGGGCTATTTGCCGCAACGGTGGTTTTCGCAGTGGTTTATGTCGGTATCTTCCATGTTTTTAAAGTAGCACCACTTTCCGGTGAGGCCTATGACATTGAAGTGGCACAGGCAGCATTGAAAGCGGCCTCGGTAGATGAAACCAATGTTACTTTACTGACCGACGACAAGGCGATTGACCACGGGTCGGAAATTTTCGCCAAGAAATGTGTGGCTTGTCACGCTGCCGATGGCGGTGGAGGGATTGGTCCTAACCTAACGGATGAATACTGGATTCACGGCGGAGACATTAAGGATGTGTTCAAAGTAGTGAAAGACGGTGGACGCCCAGGCAAAGGGATGATCTCCTGGAAAAAACAACTCTCACCAAAGGATATTCAGAGTGTCGCCTCTTATATCCTGACACTCCAGGGTACTACGCCTGCCAAGGCGAAAGCACCAGAGGGAGATTTGTATAGCGCTAAGTAA
- the ccoN gene encoding cytochrome-c oxidase, cbb3-type subunit I, with the protein MHLEKFRYDNKIVKYFAIATVIWGIVGMLVGLIVALQLFIPALNFDTAFLTFGRIRPLHTNAVIFAFVGNGIFAGVYYSLQRLLKARMFNDILSWVHFWGWQLIIVAAAITLPLGITTSKEYAELEWPIDIAITLIWVVFGANLLGTIFKRRERHMYVAVWFYIATFVTVAVLHIVNSFELPVTFWKSYSMYAGVQDALVQWWYGHNAVAFFLTTPYLGLMYYFLPKAANRPVYSYKLSIIHYWALIFIYIWAGPHHLLYTSLPDWAQTLGTVFSIMLIAPSWGGMLNGLLTLRGAWDRVREDAVLKFMVVAVTCYGMATFEGPMLSLKSVNGFVHFTDWIIAHVHVGALGWNGFLTFGMLYYLIPKMWNTKLYSSKLANVHFWVGTLGIVFYAIPMYVSGVTQGLMWRQFTIDGVLQYGNFLDTVTQIIPFYALRAFGGALYLGGAFVMAYNLYKTAAQGVFQEEEEAEAPALEKKKIIGEYWHSKLERKSIVFSGLSIVAIAIGGAVEMVPTFLVDSNIPTIESVKPYSPLELQGRDLYIREGCVGCHSQMVRPFRFETERFDEYSKAGEFVYDHPFLWGSKRTGPDLARLGGRYSDSWHYNHMMDPTSTSAGSIMPPYPWLFEQAYDAESIVPKVTAMRKLGVPYAEGYETQVVADVQAQAKQIAGNLKAQINVEVQPEAEIIALISYLQRLGTDIKVKPEQVAVAK; encoded by the coding sequence ATGCATTTAGAGAAGTTTCGTTATGACAACAAGATAGTAAAGTATTTTGCTATCGCCACCGTCATCTGGGGTATCGTCGGCATGTTGGTGGGGCTGATCGTCGCATTGCAACTTTTTATTCCAGCACTCAACTTTGATACGGCGTTTTTAACCTTCGGCCGTATCCGTCCATTACACACCAATGCGGTGATTTTCGCATTTGTGGGGAACGGAATTTTTGCGGGAGTTTATTATTCACTTCAGCGTTTATTGAAAGCGCGGATGTTTAATGATATCCTTTCGTGGGTTCACTTTTGGGGCTGGCAACTGATTATTGTTGCGGCTGCGATCACATTGCCTTTGGGGATCACGACCTCCAAAGAGTATGCAGAATTGGAATGGCCAATTGATATTGCCATTACCTTAATTTGGGTGGTGTTCGGAGCCAATTTGCTCGGAACCATCTTCAAACGTCGTGAACGCCATATGTATGTGGCGGTATGGTTTTACATCGCAACTTTTGTAACAGTGGCGGTCTTGCACATTGTCAACTCTTTCGAGTTGCCAGTAACTTTCTGGAAGTCGTACTCGATGTACGCAGGGGTGCAAGATGCTTTGGTACAGTGGTGGTATGGGCATAATGCGGTAGCATTCTTCCTGACAACCCCTTATTTGGGCTTGATGTACTACTTCTTGCCGAAGGCGGCCAATCGTCCTGTTTACTCTTATAAGCTGTCCATTATTCACTATTGGGCACTGATCTTTATTTACATCTGGGCAGGTCCACACCATTTGCTTTACACTTCTTTGCCAGATTGGGCACAGACGTTGGGTACGGTGTTTTCAATCATGCTGATTGCACCATCTTGGGGTGGTATGCTGAATGGCCTTCTGACACTTCGTGGCGCATGGGACCGTGTGCGTGAAGATGCCGTACTGAAATTTATGGTAGTAGCCGTAACCTGTTATGGTATGGCGACTTTCGAAGGGCCAATGTTATCGCTGAAAAGTGTCAATGGTTTTGTACACTTTACCGACTGGATTATTGCTCACGTACACGTTGGTGCTCTGGGCTGGAACGGATTCCTGACCTTCGGGATGTTGTATTATTTGATTCCTAAAATGTGGAACACCAAATTATACTCCAGCAAATTGGCCAATGTACACTTCTGGGTGGGAACTCTCGGGATTGTATTCTATGCCATTCCAATGTATGTTTCAGGAGTTACGCAAGGCCTGATGTGGCGTCAGTTCACCATCGATGGGGTATTGCAGTACGGTAACTTCCTCGATACAGTAACGCAGATTATTCCATTTTATGCATTGCGTGCCTTTGGTGGAGCCCTTTATTTGGGGGGTGCCTTTGTAATGGCCTATAACCTTTACAAAACGGCAGCGCAAGGAGTATTCCAGGAGGAGGAAGAGGCCGAAGCTCCCGCTTTGGAGAAAAAGAAAATTATTGGAGAATACTGGCACTCGAAACTGGAGCGCAAATCTATCGTGTTCTCTGGTCTTTCAATTGTAGCGATTGCCATTGGTGGTGCCGTAGAAATGGTGCCGACCTTCCTGGTGGATTCAAATATCCCGACGATTGAAAGCGTTAAGCCTTATAGCCCGCTTGAATTGCAGGGACGTGATCTTTACATCCGTGAAGGTTGTGTGGGCTGTCACTCTCAGATGGTTCGCCCTTTCCGATTTGAAACCGAGCGTTTTGATGAGTATTCCAAAGCTGGGGAGTTTGTTTACGATCACCCATTCCTTTGGGGATCCAAGCGTACTGGTCCAGATTTGGCCCGTCTTGGTGGCCGATATTCAGATTCATGGCATTATAACCACATGATGGACCCAACAAGTACATCGGCAGGTTCTATTATGCCTCCTTACCCATGGTTGTTTGAGCAAGCCTACGATGCCGAATCAATTGTACCAAAGGTAACAGCCATGCGCAAGCTTGGTGTTCCGTATGCGGAAGGATATGAAACGCAGGTGGTGGCTGATGTACAGGCACAGGCAAAACAAATTGCGGGTAACCTGAAAGCACAAATAAATGTGGAGGTACAACCTGAGGCAGAGATCATTGCTTTGATTTCGTACTTGCAACGTTTAGGAACAGACATTAAAGTGAAGCCAGAACAAGTGGCTGTCGCAAAATAA